In Zingiber officinale cultivar Zhangliang chromosome 3B, Zo_v1.1, whole genome shotgun sequence, a single window of DNA contains:
- the LOC122055018 gene encoding putative disease resistance protein RGA3: protein MEFVSMDLLNALVHTLDHVSKELQKVYGVRDELVKLRNIVSSIQGVLKDAQESEETRNSVKQQLNELREVAYLANDILDDVTTEQQRQQLIKFAAVRNFLDDVNPKRFFFKQDVYDRIQWIKTELDEIVKKCPLSTLTSHNGSQRTHISETTSLSPPCVLGREREKQEIKELLVPLSGQSDSTASVISICGMPGVGKTTLAQQLFDDETVKKHFELRLWVYVSNDFDLMRIMRCMIESIDRFKCDLASLNNLQQEIRKKVSGRRYLLVLDDVGQESREWERLKNCLYSADEGSKILVTTKNEQVAAFMAANSPPVLYRLEGLAMEDCWSLICQPALSRNPSASFTLDFYRSHAVNRCGGLPMAAKALGQRLAREADRNKWGAILTSQSWEFSGADSTRCELERDFIIQLWMAQGFIRPRGTEQMEDVGSDYIDSLRRSSFLQYSHFDHKSRRQRYVMQNVFHEFARYAAAEECSVIEPGMELHLSASVRHLSVNYEEFVRRVTPDEVYKCKGLQSLLLIGNSTSRPIMALPGDLAQKLSSLRTLMLTNSRLTQLPESIGDLRHLRCLQLQNTSIKRLPDSVSRLYNLQTLGLRNCYDLEELPKDMSKLRNLRHLDLHLDGNSQGTLRCMPPEIGLLTHLRTLNRFVVSKRHECGLSQLENLNDLRSDLLIERLDLVSSREDATNANLSSKEHIHRLELTWNYSCVTDASARSAGYNSRENILEYLKPHPRLKEIGVVGYGGTLLPKWMGDSSLFNLETVRISKTYSCLNLLPPLGQLPNLKYLFLEEMHGLKHLDCSFCGRNEIRFPKLEKLHLENMSGLQEWLGDHRCALPSLSELTIKNCPALQQLTHELPSLTKLVIEASPYFAGLPDFPKLQSLEVKTNDDWIWRSWAAISLLPSPTLSGLTRADLPFHIGSRHASIRRLEISYCSQLKFIPDGWLPECLSHFVIRHCPILQNVPVGLTRLTMLEDLEIENCEQLEHLPVGLRNMNSLAHLEISDCPALSWLPSDGLPRKLQFLSISNCPELIQKLQRQDLFTRRQDLQVWINGEHVVT, encoded by the exons ATGGAATTCGTCTCCATGGATCTCCTCAATGCTCTTGTGCACACTTTGGATCACGTATCCAAGGAGTTGCAGAAAGTGTATGGCGTCCGTGACGAACTGGTAAAGCTACGGAACATCGTCTCCTCGATTCAAGGCGTCCTGAAAGACGCGCAGGAGAGTGAGGAGACCAGGAACTCCGTGAAGCAACAGCTGAATGAACTCCGCGAGGTTGCGTATCTAGCAAACGACATTCTGGACGATGTCACAACAGAGCAGCAACGGCAGCAGCTGATCAAATTTGCAGCTGTACGCAATTTCCTAGATGATGTGAATCCTAAGCGTTTCTTTTTTAAGCAAGATGTATACGATAGGATACAATGGATCAAAACAGAGCTGGACGAAATAGTGAAGAAATGCCCCTTGTCCACCTTGACATCACACAATGGATCGCAGAGGACGCATATCTCCGAGACCACCTCACTGAGTCCTCCATGCGTTCTCGGTCGCGAAAGAGAAAAGCAAGAGATAAAAGAACTGCTCGTGCCATTAAGTGGACAATCAGATTCAACTGCCTCGGTGATTTCGATCTGTGGGATGCCTGGCGTCGGGAAGACAACCCTCGCACAACAACTCTTCGACGATGAGACTGTGAAGAAGCATTTCGAGCTCAGACTCTGGGTTTATGTGTCTAACGACTTCGACTTGATGAGGATTATGAGGTGCATGATCGAGTCCATAGATAGATTTAAGTGTGATTTAGCTAGCCTTAACAATCTTCAGCAAGAAATACGAAAGAAGGTTAGCGGAAGGAGGTACCTGCTTGTTCTGGATGATGTTGGGCAAGAAAGCCGGGAGTGGGAGAGGCTCAAAAACTGCCTGTACTCAGCTGATGAAGGAAGCAAGATACTAGTGACGACTAAAAATGAGCAGGTGGCTGCTTTCATGGCGGCTAATTCACCTCCTGTACTCTACCGCTTGGAGGGCTTAGCGATGGAGGACTGCTGGTCTTTGATATGCCAGCCAGCATTATCCCGAAACCCAAGCGCATCATTTACGCTCGATTTCTATCGGTCGCATGCTGTCAACAGATGCGGAGGTTTGCCCATGGCAGCTAAAGCTTTGGGGCAAAGGCTAGCCAGAGAAGCTGACAGAAACAAATGGGGGGCGATCTTGACAAGCCAGTCATGGGAATTTTCCGGCGCCGACAGCACAA GATGCGAGTTGGAAAGGGATTTCATCATTCAACTGTGGATGGCGCAAGGCTTCATCCGGCCGAGAGGGACGGAACAGATGGAAGACGTCGGCAGCGACTACATCGACTCCCTCAGGCGCAGCTCGTTCTTGCAGTATTCACATTTCGATCACAAGAGCCGTCGGCAAAGGTACGTCATGCAAAATGTTTTCCATGAATTTGCCCGATATGCCGCTGCAGAGGAATGCTCTGTCATAGAACCCGGCATGGAGTTGCATCTCTCAGCGAGTGTTCGCCATTTATCGGTGAACTATGAAGAATTTGTAAGGAGAGTCACTCCCGACGAAGTGTACAAATGCAAAGGCTTGCAGTCACTGCTACTGATCGGCAACTCCACGAGTCGCCCAATAATGGCCCTTCCTGGCGATCTCGCACAGAAGCTCAGTAGCCTGCGCACTCTGATGCTCACCAACTCACGCCTGACTCAATTGCCTGAATCAATCGGCGATCTGAGGCACCTGCGCTGTCTCCAGCTACAAAACACAAGCATAAAGAGGTTGCCTGATTCTGTGTCTCGGCTCTACAACCTACAGACCTTGGGTCTCAGAAACTGTTACGATTTGGAAGAGCTTCCAAAGGATATGAGTAAGCTGCGCAATCTACGGCACCTAGATCTTCATCTAGATGGCAATTCACAAGGCACCTTAAGATGCATGCCACCAGAAATTGGATTATTAACTCACCTCCGGACACTGAACAGGTTTGTTGTGAGTAAAAGGCATGAGTGTGGTTTATCTCAGTTGGAGAACTTGAACGATCTCCGCAGTGATCTTCTCATCGAAAGGCTTGACCTCGTTTCCAGTAGGGAAGATGCTACGAACGCCAACCTATCGAGCAAGGAACACATTCACAGACTAGAGTTAACATGGAACTACAGTTGTGTAACCGATGCATCCGCTAGGAGTGCAgggtacaacagtagagaaaacATCCTCGAATACCTCAAACCACATCCCAGACTGAAAGAGATCGGAGTCGTCGGGTATGGAGGAACCTTGCTGCCGAAATGGATGGGGGATTCTTCCTTGTTCAATCTAGAAACCGTGAGGATCTCCAAAACTTACAGTTGCCTGAACCTCCTCCCACCTCTCGGCCAATTACCCAACCTCAAGTATCTATTCCTCGAGGAAATGCATGGGCTGAAGCATCTTGACTGTTCATTCTGTGGCAGGAACGAGATACGATTCCCAAAGTTAGAAAAGCTGCATCTGGAGAACATGTCAGGACTGCAAGAATGGTTGGGGGATCATCGTTGTGCTTTGCCTTCTCTCAGTGAGCTCACTATCAAGAACTGTCCTGCACTGCAACAACTTACACATGAACTCCCATCTCTGACAAAGTTGGTGATCGAAGCATCCCCATACTTTGCCGGCTTGCCAGATTTCCCAAAACTCCAATCATTAGAAGTAAAGACAAATGATGACTGGATTTGGAGATCCTGGGCAGCTATTTCCTTGCTTCCCTCTCCCACTCTCAGTGGACTGACAAGGGCGGACCTGCCTTTCCACATAGGCAGTCGCCATGCGTCCATCCGTCGGTTAGAGATCAGTTATTGCAGTCAGTTGAAATTTATTCCTGACGGTTGGCTACCTGAGTGCCTGTCGCACTTTGTCATCAGACACTGCCCTATCCTGCAAAATGTACCTGTAGGGTTGACTAGGCTGACAATGTTAGAGGATCTGGAGATTGAGAACTGCGAGCAGCTCGAGCATCTTCCAGTTGGACTCAGGAACATGAACTCGCTCGCACATCTTGAGATCTCAGATTGCCCAGCCCTCTCGTGGCTGCCAAGTGATGGCCTCCCGAGAAAACTTCAGTTTTTGAGTATCAGTAACTGCCCTGAGCTGATCCAGAAATTGCAACGTCAGGATTTGTTCACTCGTCGACAGGATCTCCAAGTGTGGATAAATGGTGAGCATGTTGTGACTTGA